In Streptomyces sp. NBC_00569, a single genomic region encodes these proteins:
- the fbaA gene encoding class II fructose-bisphosphate aldolase, producing the protein MPIATPEVYAEMLDRAKAGKFAYPAINVTSSQTLNAALRGFAEAESDGIIQISTGGAEFLGGQYNKDMVTGAVALAEYAHIIAEKYDVTVALHTDHCPKGKLDGYVRPLLDISAERVKAGRNPLFQSHMWDGSAETLADNLAIGQELLAKAAAAKIILEVEITPTGGEEDGVSHEINDELYTTVDDAIRTAEALGLGEKGRYLLAASFGNVHGVYKPGNVVLRPELLKDLQEGVGAKFGKTAGSQPFDFVFHGGSGSTEQEIATALENGVVKMNLDTDTQYAFTRPVADHMFRHYDGVLKVDGEVGVKSQYDPRTWGKSAEAGMAKRVSEACANLRSTGTKLK; encoded by the coding sequence ATGCCCATCGCAACCCCCGAGGTCTACGCCGAGATGCTGGACCGGGCGAAGGCCGGCAAGTTCGCCTACCCGGCCATCAACGTCACCTCCTCGCAGACCCTGAACGCCGCGCTGCGCGGCTTCGCGGAGGCCGAGAGCGACGGCATCATCCAGATCTCCACCGGCGGTGCGGAGTTCCTGGGCGGCCAGTACAACAAGGACATGGTGACGGGCGCCGTGGCCCTCGCCGAGTACGCGCACATCATCGCCGAGAAGTACGACGTCACCGTCGCGCTGCACACCGACCACTGCCCCAAGGGGAAGCTGGACGGCTACGTCCGCCCGCTGCTCGACATCTCCGCGGAGCGCGTCAAGGCCGGCCGCAACCCGCTGTTCCAGTCCCACATGTGGGACGGCTCCGCGGAGACCCTCGCCGACAACCTGGCCATCGGCCAGGAGCTGCTCGCGAAGGCCGCCGCCGCGAAGATCATCCTCGAGGTCGAGATCACCCCGACCGGTGGCGAGGAGGACGGCGTCAGCCACGAGATCAACGACGAGCTGTACACGACCGTCGACGACGCGATCCGCACCGCCGAGGCCCTGGGCCTGGGCGAGAAGGGCCGCTACCTGCTCGCCGCGTCCTTCGGCAACGTGCACGGCGTGTACAAGCCGGGCAACGTCGTCCTGCGTCCGGAGCTCCTCAAGGACCTCCAGGAGGGCGTCGGCGCCAAGTTCGGCAAGACGGCCGGGTCGCAGCCGTTCGACTTCGTCTTCCACGGCGGCTCCGGCTCCACCGAGCAGGAGATCGCGACGGCGCTGGAGAACGGCGTCGTGAAGATGAACCTCGACACCGACACCCAGTACGCCTTCACGCGTCCGGTCGCGGACCACATGTTCCGCCACTACGACGGCGTCCTGAAGGTCGACGGCGAGGTCGGCGTGAAGTCGCAGTACGACCCGCGCACCTGGGGCAAGTCCGCCGAGGCGGGCATGGCCAAGCGCGTCTCCGAGGCCTGCGCCAACCTGCGCTCCACGGGCACGAAGCTCAAGTAG
- the pyrE gene encoding orotate phosphoribosyltransferase has product MTNDVRDALLQQIKDKAVVHGKVTLSSGLEADYYIDLRRITLDGEAAPLVGQVLLDLTADLDFDAVGGLTMGADPVAGAMLHAAAARGERLDAFVVRKAAKAHGMQRRVEGPDIKGRRVLVVEDTSTTGGSPLAAVEAVREAGAEVVGVATIVDRATGAAEKITEGAGVPYLFAYGKDELGLD; this is encoded by the coding sequence ATGACGAACGACGTGCGCGACGCGCTTCTCCAGCAGATCAAGGACAAGGCCGTGGTGCACGGCAAGGTGACGCTCTCCTCCGGTCTGGAGGCGGACTACTACATCGACCTGCGCCGCATCACCCTCGACGGCGAGGCCGCCCCGCTGGTGGGCCAGGTGCTCCTCGACCTGACCGCCGACCTCGACTTCGACGCCGTGGGCGGTCTGACGATGGGCGCCGACCCGGTCGCCGGCGCCATGCTGCACGCGGCCGCCGCCCGCGGCGAGCGCCTCGACGCGTTCGTGGTCCGCAAGGCCGCCAAGGCGCACGGCATGCAGCGCCGCGTCGAGGGTCCGGACATCAAGGGCCGCCGTGTCCTCGTCGTCGAGGACACGTCCACCACCGGCGGCTCCCCGCTCGCCGCCGTGGAGGCCGTGCGCGAGGCAGGTGCCGAAGTCGTCGGCGTCGCCACGATCGTGGACCGCGCCACCGGTGCCGCCGAGAAGATCACCGAGGGCGCCGGGGTCCCGTATCTGTTCGCGTACGGCAAGGACGAGCTGGGCCTCGACTGA
- a CDS encoding aldose epimerase family protein: MTIQETTLTAGDAEVTVQPGNGCRVSSLRIGGTELLRQGERYGCFPMVPWCGRVRDGRFRDGGQTYRMPLNSPPHAIHGFARDAEWTTARASADDAVFTYDLAEPWPWPGRVTQMVRLTEDSLTLTLGIETYGDSFPAQAGWHPWFNRTLDGSADGVRVDFSPAWQEERGDDHLPTGRRIERADGPWDDCFGMPDGVDVTLTWPGRFEVKVASREQWVVVYDEQEAAVCVEPQTGPPDGLNTLPRLVTPVDPLEATTTWTWRAL; encoded by the coding sequence GTGACTATCCAGGAAACGACGCTGACCGCGGGTGACGCGGAAGTGACCGTGCAGCCGGGCAACGGCTGCCGCGTGAGCAGCCTGCGCATCGGCGGCACCGAACTCCTCCGGCAGGGGGAGCGGTACGGCTGCTTCCCGATGGTGCCGTGGTGCGGCCGGGTCAGGGACGGCAGGTTCCGGGACGGCGGGCAGACGTACCGGATGCCCCTGAACTCGCCGCCCCACGCCATCCACGGCTTCGCCCGCGACGCCGAGTGGACGACCGCCCGCGCGAGCGCCGACGACGCCGTCTTCACGTACGACCTCGCCGAGCCCTGGCCCTGGCCCGGCCGGGTCACCCAGATGGTGCGCCTCACCGAGGACTCGCTCACGCTGACGCTCGGCATCGAGACGTACGGCGACTCGTTCCCCGCGCAGGCCGGCTGGCACCCCTGGTTCAACCGGACCCTCGACGGCTCCGCGGACGGCGTGCGCGTCGACTTCTCCCCGGCCTGGCAGGAGGAGCGCGGCGACGACCACCTCCCCACCGGCCGGCGGATCGAGCGCGCGGACGGCCCCTGGGACGACTGCTTCGGCATGCCCGACGGCGTGGACGTGACCCTGACCTGGCCGGGGCGGTTCGAGGTCAAGGTCGCGAGCCGGGAGCAGTGGGTCGTCGTCTACGACGAGCAGGAGGCGGCCGTGTGCGTGGAGCCGCAGACCGGCCCGCCGGACGGCCTGAACACGCTGCCGCGCCTCGTCACCCCGGTGGACCCCCTGGAGGCGACGACCACCTGGACGTGGCGAGCGCTCTGA
- a CDS encoding SRPBCC domain-containing protein gives MEHEVFVPVPAESLRGALAAPELVARAVPGLQREASGDGGRLKLRIGGHTITYRGSLRVTETETGAFAVEGDGTEARGTGSVKFAVTVRVAAASGGSKVTFVVSGSGDGRVAELPDDAVQSAVRRLLTRFAEALGTVAEPGTDPGAEDAARTADERDAGDSTDDSDDSDASVFETEIPPPSLAPFAKLEPEADAAGEDAGFDADVPPAEAAHARRTMIGRSAEEVDHAPPRGRYAPVPAPESTTATATLRWAAPAAAVVVASAIVVGRVLRRRR, from the coding sequence ATGGAGCATGAGGTGTTCGTTCCGGTTCCGGCGGAGTCGTTGAGGGGCGCGCTGGCGGCCCCCGAGTTGGTGGCGCGGGCGGTGCCCGGACTTCAGCGGGAGGCCTCCGGCGACGGCGGCCGGCTGAAGCTCCGCATCGGCGGCCACACCATCACCTACCGCGGCTCCCTGCGTGTCACCGAGACGGAGACCGGGGCGTTCGCGGTCGAGGGCGACGGTACCGAGGCGCGTGGGACCGGTTCCGTGAAGTTCGCGGTGACGGTACGGGTCGCCGCGGCGTCCGGCGGTTCCAAGGTCACGTTCGTGGTGTCGGGCAGCGGGGACGGCCGGGTCGCCGAACTTCCCGACGACGCCGTGCAGTCCGCGGTGCGCCGCCTCCTGACCCGTTTCGCGGAGGCACTCGGCACGGTGGCGGAACCGGGCACGGACCCGGGGGCGGAGGACGCGGCCCGTACTGCGGACGAGAGGGACGCGGGGGACTCCACCGACGACTCCGACGACTCCGACGCCTCCGTCTTCGAGACCGAGATCCCGCCGCCCTCGCTCGCCCCCTTCGCGAAGCTGGAACCCGAAGCCGACGCGGCCGGCGAAGACGCCGGGTTCGACGCCGACGTGCCGCCCGCCGAGGCCGCCCACGCCCGCCGCACCATGATCGGCCGCAGCGCCGAGGAGGTCGACCACGCGCCGCCGCGCGGCCGCTACGCCCCGGTGCCCGCGCCGGAGTCCACGACGGCCACCGCCACGCTGCGCTGGGCCGCGCCCGCCGCCGCCGTCGTGGTCGCGTCCGCGATCGTCGTCGGCCGGGTACTGCGCCGCCGGCGCTGA
- a CDS encoding polyamine aminopropyltransferase, producing MIEPRTPVPSGVPRARSEEGRAPLPVPPLPVKQATGRFLVLAGVFLCAACGLVYELELVALASYLIGDSVTQASVVLSVMVFAMGIGSLGAKRLRLRAAAGFGAVEAALALVGGCSAMALYAVFAWTGDWGGSWAGGSRYMLVGFSLAIGVLIGAEVPLLMVLIQRIRRQDPGGAVADLFAADYVGALVGGLAFPFLLLPMLGQLTGALLTGAVNALAGGALVLGLFRRDLTRRGRWTLLVANLVVLGLLACAAALVDDFERAARQAMYGKDVRVAVQTGVQEVVVTGGKHEPLNLYLDGRLRVSGRDQRRYHEALVRPAMDGPHARVLILGGGDGLAAREVLRFPGVRQVDIVEIDPGVVRLARNDPPLSALNGHVYADPRVRAVTQDAFRWLRGPHTPYDVVISDLPDPGITASTKLYAQEFYGLAAQVLAPDGRLAVHAGSLSSRPRVFWTVDTTLRAAGLRTVPYWVGTGAPPAPAGRRHGAWDRLTGIADGPDRTLDGTRAPSDWGFELAGPRPPPEGAVPRERVRAAERSRITGLAPSTLIHPRYAD from the coding sequence GTGATCGAGCCGCGCACCCCCGTCCCGTCCGGCGTTCCGCGCGCCCGGAGCGAGGAGGGCAGGGCACCCCTTCCCGTGCCCCCTCTCCCCGTGAAGCAGGCGACGGGGCGGTTCCTCGTGCTCGCGGGCGTCTTCCTCTGCGCGGCCTGCGGACTCGTGTACGAACTCGAACTGGTCGCGCTGGCCTCGTACTTGATCGGCGACTCGGTCACCCAGGCGTCCGTCGTCCTGTCCGTGATGGTCTTCGCCATGGGCATCGGCTCGCTCGGGGCCAAACGGCTGCGGCTGCGGGCCGCCGCCGGGTTCGGTGCGGTCGAGGCCGCGCTCGCGCTGGTCGGCGGGTGCAGTGCGATGGCGCTGTACGCGGTGTTCGCGTGGACCGGCGACTGGGGCGGATCCTGGGCGGGCGGCTCGCGCTACATGCTCGTCGGGTTCTCCCTCGCCATCGGTGTGCTCATCGGGGCCGAAGTGCCCCTCCTGATGGTGCTCATCCAGCGCATCAGGCGGCAGGACCCCGGCGGCGCCGTCGCCGACCTGTTCGCCGCCGACTACGTGGGCGCGCTCGTCGGCGGGCTCGCCTTCCCGTTCCTGCTGCTGCCGATGCTCGGGCAGCTGACGGGCGCGCTGCTGACCGGCGCGGTCAACGCGCTCGCGGGCGGCGCCCTCGTGCTCGGCCTGTTCCGCAGGGATCTCACACGCCGCGGCCGCTGGACGCTCCTCGTGGCGAACCTGGTCGTGCTGGGCCTGCTCGCCTGCGCCGCGGCCCTCGTCGACGACTTCGAGCGGGCCGCCCGGCAGGCCATGTACGGCAAGGACGTACGCGTCGCCGTCCAGACCGGCGTACAGGAGGTCGTCGTCACCGGCGGGAAACACGAACCGCTCAACCTCTACCTCGACGGGCGCCTGCGCGTCAGCGGCCGCGACCAGCGGCGCTACCACGAGGCCCTCGTGCGGCCCGCGATGGACGGACCGCACGCGCGCGTGCTCATCCTCGGCGGCGGTGACGGCCTCGCCGCCCGCGAGGTCCTGCGCTTCCCCGGGGTGCGGCAGGTGGACATCGTGGAGATCGACCCGGGCGTCGTACGCCTCGCGAGAAACGATCCGCCGCTCAGCGCGCTCAACGGGCACGTCTACGCAGACCCGCGCGTGCGGGCCGTGACGCAGGACGCCTTCCGCTGGCTGCGCGGGCCCCACACCCCGTACGACGTGGTGATCTCCGATCTGCCCGACCCCGGGATCACGGCCAGCACGAAGCTGTACGCGCAGGAGTTCTACGGCCTGGCGGCCCAGGTCCTCGCCCCGGACGGGCGGCTCGCCGTGCACGCCGGGTCGCTGTCGTCGCGGCCCCGCGTGTTCTGGACGGTCGACACCACGCTGCGCGCGGCGGGCCTGCGGACGGTGCCGTACTGGGTGGGCACGGGCGCACCGCCGGCCCCGGCCGGGCGGCGGCACGGGGCGTGGGACCGGCTCACCGGGATCGCCGACGGGCCCGACCGGACGCTCGACGGGACGCGGGCGCCGAGCGACTGGGGGTTCGAGCTCGCGGGCCCGCGACCGCCGCCGGAGGGGGCCGTGCCGCGCGAGCGGGTGCGGGCGGCGGAGCGCTCGAGGATCACCGGACTCGCGCCGTCGACCTTGATTCATCCGCGGTACGCCGACTGA
- a CDS encoding DUF2617 family protein, producing the protein MLTTLNTAYTDTRADDLAWALGREPLPALAALDLELAGAKLQLRLLGASHQVLLEEEQGSCSETVACIPGSSTPLPLGVAKRVGDWEYEFAAHVETLSEGSFAGRAQELIALVSDHPNGLAGVFPGSPHAFTALLAHRQDGQVRWRTWHAYPQEGQLVVTRTRVGVRTPAAML; encoded by the coding sequence ATGCTCACGACCCTGAACACCGCCTACACCGACACGCGCGCGGACGACCTGGCCTGGGCACTCGGTCGCGAACCGCTGCCCGCGCTCGCCGCGCTCGATCTCGAACTCGCCGGTGCCAAGCTCCAGTTGAGACTCCTCGGCGCCTCGCACCAGGTCCTCCTGGAGGAGGAGCAGGGCAGCTGCTCCGAGACCGTCGCCTGTATCCCGGGCAGCAGCACCCCGCTGCCGCTCGGCGTCGCCAAGCGCGTCGGCGACTGGGAGTACGAATTCGCGGCACACGTCGAGACCCTCTCCGAGGGCTCGTTCGCGGGCCGCGCACAGGAACTCATCGCGCTGGTGTCCGACCACCCCAACGGACTCGCCGGGGTGTTCCCCGGCAGCCCGCACGCCTTCACCGCGCTGCTCGCCCACCGGCAGGACGGTCAGGTGCGCTGGCGCACCTGGCACGCCTATCCGCAGGAGGGCCAACTCGTCGTCACCCGGACCCGGGTGGGCGTGCGGACCCCGGCCGCGATGCTGTGA
- a CDS encoding HTTM domain-containing protein: MPVRIGRLLTLLLERPISLYAAAVLRIGYGFLYLTFLLREFPHRNEIWGPGSPWTPALARQLFDQTGWASILTLSDSRAYFEVCYTAALVISALFMLGWRTRAVSVLFAVVVTSFHARAIYMTDGGDTLILLMVLYLVVTACGRRWSLDARRTRLRASAGKTVRPPLDQASGELRRHLRDARLTVITVLHNCGMLVIAAQVCFLYGSAGLYKVQGAAWDNGTALHYALNLDVFQPWPGLSAMADEHDVLLAIACYLTVLLQVAFPFVLFGRLKYPVLAMLLGMHVGIAVFLGLPLFSGAMIVADAAFLPDRFYRSLGRLWRRTFRGSGSGGTADASRAPRALVPAQSERAG; the protein is encoded by the coding sequence ATGCCCGTCCGCATCGGTAGGCTCCTCACTCTCCTGCTGGAGCGGCCCATCTCCCTGTACGCTGCGGCGGTTCTGCGCATCGGCTACGGGTTCCTCTACCTCACCTTCCTGCTACGCGAGTTTCCCCACCGCAACGAGATCTGGGGTCCCGGCTCACCGTGGACGCCGGCACTGGCCAGGCAACTCTTCGACCAGACCGGGTGGGCCAGCATCCTCACGCTGTCCGACAGCCGGGCCTACTTCGAGGTCTGTTACACGGCAGCTCTCGTCATCTCCGCACTGTTCATGCTGGGCTGGCGGACCAGAGCGGTGTCCGTGCTGTTCGCGGTCGTAGTGACGTCGTTCCACGCCAGGGCGATCTACATGACGGACGGAGGGGACACCCTCATCCTCCTCATGGTCCTCTACCTCGTCGTCACCGCATGCGGCCGACGCTGGTCCCTCGACGCGCGCAGGACGCGGCTCCGAGCATCCGCCGGCAAGACGGTCCGGCCTCCGCTGGACCAGGCGTCCGGCGAGCTGCGACGCCACCTCCGCGACGCGCGCCTGACAGTGATCACCGTGCTGCACAACTGCGGCATGCTCGTCATCGCCGCCCAGGTCTGCTTCCTCTACGGATCCGCAGGCCTGTACAAGGTGCAGGGCGCCGCCTGGGACAACGGCACCGCTCTCCACTACGCCCTGAACCTCGACGTGTTCCAGCCCTGGCCCGGGCTCTCCGCCATGGCGGACGAACACGACGTACTGCTCGCCATCGCCTGCTACCTGACCGTGCTGTTGCAGGTGGCCTTCCCGTTCGTCCTGTTCGGCAGGCTCAAGTACCCCGTATTGGCGATGCTGTTGGGCATGCACGTGGGTATCGCGGTGTTCCTGGGCCTGCCGCTCTTCTCCGGAGCCATGATCGTCGCGGACGCCGCGTTCCTTCCGGACCGCTTCTACCGGTCTCTGGGACGGCTGTGGCGACGCACCTTCCGGGGCTCGGGATCCGGAGGAACGGCCGACGCGTCCCGGGCACCCCGCGCACTGGTGCCTGCTCAGAGTGAACGGGCTGGCTGA
- a CDS encoding DUF5819 family protein: MLLVFLQVAPPNPLSRQYSRQVNAWVFPLFEQNWRLFAPDPESVNRQISARTMHTAPNGTTQVSGWFDLTAVDTAAVKHDPFPSHTAQNMLRRAWNSYLTTHGSDDRPRSQRALMIQQYLRNIAADRVAAHRHGAFESIQLRVIILPIAGPSAAGGPGPGAAPRPAGTRYLPWWKVARHAAG; this comes from the coding sequence GTGCTCCTGGTGTTCCTGCAGGTGGCGCCGCCGAATCCCCTCTCCCGGCAGTACAGCCGGCAGGTCAACGCCTGGGTCTTCCCGTTGTTCGAGCAGAACTGGCGGCTCTTCGCCCCGGACCCGGAGTCGGTCAACCGGCAGATCTCGGCAAGGACCATGCACACCGCCCCGAACGGCACCACCCAGGTCAGCGGCTGGTTCGACCTGACTGCCGTCGACACAGCCGCAGTGAAACACGACCCCTTCCCGAGTCACACAGCGCAGAACATGCTGCGCCGGGCCTGGAATTCCTACCTCACAACGCACGGCAGCGACGACCGCCCGCGCTCGCAACGCGCTCTGATGATCCAGCAATACCTGCGCAACATCGCAGCGGATCGCGTCGCCGCCCATCGCCACGGCGCATTCGAGTCCATCCAACTGCGGGTGATCATCCTGCCCATCGCCGGTCCGTCCGCAGCGGGCGGCCCCGGTCCCGGCGCCGCACCAAGGCCCGCCGGCACCCGTTATCTGCCCTGGTGGAAGGTGGCCCGCCATGCAGCAGGCTGA
- a CDS encoding ice-binding family protein: MTLHIPDAPLRRTFSVWLAAVTAVVLAAAVLAMTPTRANAAADAVLLGTADSFGVLAGATVTNTGPTVVNGLNVGVSPGTAITGFFPTTPTGPGIVTPPGTLHSADEVAGQAKTDLNTAYNSAAGQTSPTEEYNDDPHEFGGQTLTPGLYKADVSAGITDTLTLDAQGNPDAVWVFQIGSTLTTADNSTVSFINGASPCNVYWQVGSSATLGTNSTFVGTILADTSITATTGATINGRLLADAGLRGDGAVTLDSNTIGLSGCGSATTGETTGATTGETTGTTTGTTTGETTGTTTGTTTGETTGTTTGTTTGETTGTTTGTTTGETTGTTTGTTTGETTGTTTGTTTGETTGTTTGETTGETTGETTGETTGETTGETTGETTGGTTGGHDHDCKPHKHKGYGDSGYGGKDDGYGCDAA, from the coding sequence ATGACGCTGCATATCCCTGACGCGCCTCTTCGGCGCACATTTTCGGTGTGGCTCGCGGCGGTGACGGCCGTGGTGCTCGCCGCTGCCGTACTCGCGATGACGCCGACACGCGCAAACGCTGCTGCCGATGCTGTGCTTCTGGGCACGGCAGACAGTTTCGGAGTACTGGCCGGCGCCACGGTCACCAACACCGGTCCCACGGTGGTCAACGGTCTCAACGTCGGCGTGAGCCCCGGGACGGCCATCACCGGGTTCTTCCCTACGACCCCGACCGGGCCCGGCATTGTGACCCCGCCCGGGACTCTGCACTCTGCCGATGAGGTCGCGGGCCAAGCCAAGACCGACCTGAATACGGCGTACAACTCGGCCGCCGGACAGACTTCGCCGACCGAGGAGTACAACGACGATCCCCATGAGTTCGGTGGCCAGACGCTGACGCCGGGCCTCTACAAGGCGGACGTCTCCGCCGGGATCACCGACACACTCACCCTGGACGCCCAGGGCAACCCCGATGCCGTCTGGGTGTTCCAGATCGGTTCGACGCTGACGACGGCAGACAACAGCACAGTGAGCTTCATCAACGGCGCCTCGCCGTGCAACGTGTACTGGCAGGTCGGCAGCTCGGCCACACTCGGTACCAACTCCACTTTCGTGGGCACCATCTTGGCCGACACCTCGATCACCGCCACCACGGGGGCGACCATCAACGGCCGGCTGCTGGCCGATGCGGGCCTACGCGGTGACGGCGCCGTGACGCTGGACTCCAACACGATCGGTCTGTCGGGTTGCGGGTCTGCCACGACGGGTGAGACCACGGGCGCCACGACGGGTGAGACCACGGGCACCACGACCGGTACCACGACGGGTGAGACCACGGGCACCACGACCGGTACCACGACGGGTGAGACCACGGGCACCACGACCGGTACCACGACGGGTGAGACCACGGGCACCACGACCGGTACCACGACGGGTGAGACCACGGGCACCACGACCGGTACCACGACGGGTGAGACCACGGGCACCACGACCGGTACCACGACGGGTGAGACCACGGGCACCACCACCGGCGAGACCACCGGCGAGACCACCGGCGAGACCACCGGCGAGACCACCGGCGAGACCACCGGCGAGACCACCGGCGAAACGACCGGCGGAACCACAGGTGGCCACGACCACGACTGCAAGCCCCATAAGCACAAGGGGTATGGCGACAGCGGCTATGGCGGCAAGGACGACGGCTACGGCTGTGATGCTGCCTAG
- a CDS encoding pyridoxal phosphate-dependent aminotransferase, which yields MAVMTSSARPLLNRRLAEFGTTIFAEMSALATATGAINLGQGFPDTDGPEEIREAAVRALRDGHGNQYPPGPGVPELRTAIAAHQEHRYGLSFDPDREVLVTAGATEAIAASLLALVEPGDEVVALEPYYDSYAASIALAGGTRVPVTLRPDGGAFRLDLDELRAAVTDRTRLLLINTPHNPTGTVLTREELTAIAALAVERDLLVITDEVYEHLTFGDAGHIPLATLPGMRERTVTIGSAGKTFSFTGWKVGWVTASPELVTAVRSAKQFLTYVASGPFQYAVAEALALPDSYYDAFRADMSARRDLLADGLAAAGFEVFRPAGTYFVTTDIRPLGESDGFAFCRALPERAGVVAIPNAVFYDHREAGAPFVRFAFCKRIPVLEEAVDRLKKLA from the coding sequence ATGGCGGTCATGACCTCCAGCGCGCGCCCCCTGCTCAACCGCCGCCTCGCCGAGTTCGGGACCACGATCTTCGCGGAGATGTCCGCGCTGGCCACGGCGACCGGCGCGATCAACCTCGGCCAGGGCTTCCCCGACACGGACGGCCCCGAGGAGATCCGTGAGGCGGCCGTACGGGCGCTGCGCGACGGACACGGCAACCAGTACCCGCCGGGCCCCGGCGTCCCCGAGCTGCGCACCGCGATCGCCGCCCACCAGGAGCACCGCTACGGCCTGTCCTTCGACCCGGACCGTGAGGTCCTCGTCACGGCCGGCGCCACCGAGGCCATCGCCGCCTCGCTGCTCGCTCTGGTCGAACCCGGCGACGAGGTCGTCGCGCTGGAGCCGTACTACGACTCGTACGCGGCGAGCATCGCGCTGGCGGGCGGCACCCGCGTCCCCGTCACCCTGCGCCCCGACGGTGGCGCCTTCCGGCTCGACCTGGACGAGCTGCGCGCCGCGGTCACCGACCGCACCCGCCTCCTGCTGATCAACACCCCGCACAACCCCACCGGCACCGTCCTCACGCGTGAGGAACTCACCGCGATCGCGGCCCTCGCCGTCGAACGCGACCTCCTGGTGATCACGGACGAGGTGTACGAGCACCTGACGTTCGGCGACGCCGGGCACATCCCGCTCGCCACGCTCCCCGGCATGCGAGAGCGCACGGTGACCATCGGGTCCGCCGGCAAGACCTTCTCGTTCACGGGCTGGAAGGTCGGCTGGGTGACCGCATCGCCCGAGCTGGTCACCGCGGTCCGCTCGGCCAAGCAGTTCCTCACCTACGTCGCGTCCGGCCCCTTCCAGTACGCGGTCGCCGAGGCACTCGCCCTGCCCGACTCGTACTACGACGCCTTCCGCGCCGACATGAGCGCCAGGCGCGACCTCCTCGCGGACGGTCTCGCGGCGGCCGGCTTCGAGGTGTTCCGGCCCGCGGGCACGTACTTCGTCACCACCGACATCCGCCCGCTCGGCGAGAGCGACGGCTTCGCGTTCTGCCGCGCGCTGCCCGAACGCGCGGGTGTCGTCGCTATCCCGAACGCGGTGTTCTACGACCACCGCGAGGCGGGCGCCCCCTTCGTACGGTTCGCGTTCTGCAAGCGGATCCCGGTGCTCGAAGAGGCGGTCGACCGTCTCAAGAAGCTCGCCTGA